Genomic segment of Paenibacillus sp. FSL R5-0623:
CACGTGCCTGGCCGATGCCTCCCCGCTCAGAATAAAACGCATGACGATGGCGTTCATAACCTCTTCCTTGGACTGAAAATAATAATAAAATGTACCCTTGGCAATGTTGCACGCCTGAAGGATATCCATAACCGTAGCTTTGGTATATCCCTTTGTTACGAACAGAATCTCGGCCGCATCCAAAATCTCATTCCTGCGTTCTTCCGGGTTTTTGATCAGTCTCATATCCTGGCCTCCGATACGTTCGACCGACTGTCGGTCTATTGTAGTCATGGAGTTCTTTTTTTAGAACCCCATTTCAGTCAACCATTGCGCCAAATGGCTTTCCCTTGTTTTCAGATCCTGACGCTCTCTTGCATATTTTCCAATATTTCTGTCTGCAACCAGCTTACCGTCCATCATAAACAATACACGTTCCGATCTGGCAGCGACTTTCACATCATGGGTCACCAGCAGAATGGTTGTACCCGTTGCATTGATATCGCCCAGAATATCCATGATCTCATACGTTGATTTGGAATTCAGCGCCCCCGTTGGTTCATCGCCGAATAAAATATCTGGATTATTAATCAGCGCACGGCAGATGGCAATCCGTTGAAGCTGTCCGCCTGAGGCTTGGGTGATGTTATGCCCAGCAAGCTCATCAATCCCCATTTTTTTCATTAATGACATCGCTCGTGTATTAATCGTTTCTCTGCTGCTATTTTTGGCCAGATACGCGGAAAGTACGATATTGTCTAATAGATTCAGATTCTTGAGCAGATGAATATTTTGAAAGATGAATCCCATCTTGGTCAAACGTAGACTTGCCAGATCCCTCTCCTCAAATGCCGATATTTTTTTGCCATTAAAATAGACACTTCCAGCACTAATCTGATCCATACCACTTATGTTGTACAGTAAGGTAGACTTGCCTGAGCCAGATGGCCCCATGATGGAAACAAATTCTCCCTTTTTTAATTGAAGGTTGATATCTTTCAAGATGTTATGTTCTTCATTCTCGCCGATCGCTACGGATTTATTCACGTCTTTAGCCTCAAGTATAGTTGTCATCGTTGATCCTCCCTATTCGACAATCATTTTGGATATGCTCGTTTCCTTGATCGATTGGATGCTAATCCATGCTGTTAGTACAATCGTGCCTGCAAGTAACAATGGACACAAAACATATGCCTGTAACGGGTTAACAACAAAGACAATATTGGAAGCACCAAACGTCGACATAATAGCACTAACCAGCAACGGACCCAACGTATTGGACAATATCGTTCCAGTAACAACCCCTAAGATTAATATGACAAGTGACATCACGACATACTTGAACTTGATTTTAGACAAGGCAAACCCGAGACTTCTTAGTACAGCAATGTCGTTGTTGTCCTTGGCTACTAACATCTGAAGGAACAGTGCTGTAATTAAAATAGATATGAAGACACCGATGACCAAGGCCAGCATCGTCACCAATTTCAATTGTTGGATGGTTCCGCCTAACGTCTGATCCAGATAACCTTGAAGATCGGTTACTTTGGCTGGCGAGAAAGCCGCCTCATATTCAGCAATTTTGGTAGCCATGTCCCCGCGATTATTCAGATCCAAACTGACCACATACCACAACACGCTATCCTTGTTGTAAGGCAATAAGGCTTTCGCCGTTTTCCCACCATTCGTAACGTCCTGGTATATTCCGCTGACCGTCATCATCTGGTCCTTGCCATTAACGAGCAAGGTAAGTTGCTCACCAGTCTTCAGGCGCAGCTCGCTACTGTTTGCATCAGATAACGCAATTTCATTCTCGGTTGTTGGCGCAGTACCGCTAACATAAGACAATGGGAAAATACTGAAATCCCCAGTTTCTACACTCAGATTGTCGTAACTTCCTTCCGCATTTTTAATCTTGAACTGGCTTGTTACCAATGGGGAATACGTTTTGATGTCTTTATCATTTTGGATCTGGGCAACCAGATTGTCATAACGCTGCTCCACATCGTCTGTGTGCCTCAAGTCAATGCGAATATCACTCTGTCCAACACCCATATAAGAAATAAAACTTGGCGCCTGCAAAGTGTTCAGGAAGTTGACCGGCACAATCATAATAAATGAACTGACTACAAAGACGAACAACAATAATCGGAACATCTTGATTCGCTGTATGACTTCCTTCAGACCAAGAAAGACAGGTACGGAAGACCAGCGATTGCGGGACAAACTAAGCCGGTTTCGAATGATCTGTGTATCTCCCAGGCTCCCGGTACGGAGAGCATCCACTGCGGAGATGGAACGAAAACGCCGCAGTACCGTTCGACAGAACAGAACAACCATGGCAAATATGATTCCAGCGGCTAATAACGGAATTGCGAAATGCAACAGGGTTGCAGGTGCTTTTCCCATATACAACATGATGTTGGAAACAAATAATCGGTTAACGCCAAGTGATGCAATGTATCCAAGCACGGATGCGAATCCCGCCATAAATACATACTTCATCAGATACAGTCTCTTAATATCCTTCTCTGCGATCCCTATCGCTTTCATGACACTAATCTCACGATAATCTTCTTCGATGGTCGCAAGCATCGTGAATCGGATGCAGAGCATCGCAATCAGAATCAGCACAAGACTGACCAAAATAATAACGGCTGCAATGACTCCGTCGGTCATGGCATTCAGTACCTGGAACAGACCATAGGTTACGACTGGACCTGCATTGGGAAGTCCGGCATTTTGGTAAGCCTGGGTAAATTCACTCGTCAGTCCGGGATCCGTCAACCGGAATTCGATGAGATACTCCATCTCTCCGATGCTCTGCTTCAGTTCCTGCAAATTCCCTGCACTCACAATAAAACGTTTGGAGTGCACAACCGATGGATTCATCTGAGCATCACGGACAAAATCAACGATGGTATAAGAACGCTCAAATTGACCATTATCGATCCGAACCTGGTCGCCCACGCTCAATTTTTTTTGCTGCATGTAATATACCGGAACCGCAATCTCGCCATCGTTAACCTGAATAATCTCACTGTCCAGATTCAACAAATAGTCGAAATCCTGATTCTGTGTAACAAAGTCAATGTCCATAACACTGTTCTTTTCAGACTCTGCTCCGAGGAACAGATTAGAGCCGTCAATGTTGACCATTTCCACAATCTGATGCTGCTGGACCATGGCATTTTCTTCAGCCCATGTGTTCACTTTGGCCTGATCGATCTCTCCGGCATGCATTTGCACAAAGTGTGGTGTTTTGGATTCAGAAAATAGATATTGGATGGAACTCGTCAGTTCCATAATCATTCGTGACCCCGAAGATACCAGCAAGGCGGCCAGCAGTACAAAAATAAATAAAGCAGCCGTAATTCCTTTTTTTCTCGTTATATCGTTTCTCAGCATTCGTAGCAGCATAAACGAACATGGCTCCTCTCATCTACAAGTTGTTCCTATTTATCTGGAGTCATAAAGCTTGTCAGACAATGCGCCACCGTTGAAGGTTGATGCATCATGAACATGTGAGCACCCTCTTTGATGGTTTGAAGCTTCATGGATGTGCCAAAATATCGGCCCCATCTCAACGCGGATTGAAGGGTAACGGTACGATCCCGTTCTCCCCACAGATACAACACCGGCAATGAGAGCGGCTCATATTCAAGCGTTGCTGCAGATTCCAACATCCTGAAATCCGCCCGGATGACGGGCAGAAAATAATTCAATAATTCTTTTTCATGTATCAGTTCTTGCGGGAGAGCTTCATAGGAAAACAGATGATCAATCAGATTTTCGTCTGACATCCGATCATAATTCTGCATCCCGCATTCGTCAGGCGTGTTGCAGGCAGATAACACAAGCCGTAGCGTTTTTGCTACATCTGGATGTTCCTGATATAAGCGCTGCGCAACGAAGTAGGCTGTAATCCCTCCCAGACTATGTCCAAATAACAGACTGCCAGGTTGTATAACATCCAGCAGCTTGCTGGTATACAGTTCTACAAGTTGCTGCATATGCTCCAGGGGTGTTTCGGTGTTCAGACCATGACCCGGGGACGTAAACGCCCAAATTTCCGTGTCAGGAAGGTACGGCACTAGGGGCTGAAAACTGTTGGAGTTGCCACCGAGATAAGGAAAACAGACCATTTGTCTGTTTCCTTCCCCCTTTTGTAGCCGCTCCAAATAGATCTGTTCCATCACTTATCCACCACCATAACCAGGCTTACTTTCTTTCCAGAACATATGCAGGGAATGTCTGAAGTGAAGTATCCACATTTTTACGCTTGAAGATGACATGTATGACAATAGCCGATATTGCAAAAAAGAAGAATTGCATAATTTGAACTTGCGGATTAAAGTAGTACAAATCAATTTGACTTCCTGTGGCTACAAGCCAGAATGCAAGCAGATAAAACAGAAGTGTACCTTTGGTTGCATTGAAGATATAACTTTGGAACACGATAAATGCCATAAGCTGAACAACGTAGTATATGTAAGTGGTTGAGGTGCCAAAAGAGGAAATCAAGTATCCCGGGAGCACCCATAATCCGAACAACAGGCCGGTAATCAGACCACTTGTTATATTATTTTTTAACTTCCCTTGCAAGAATGGAAGCAAAAATCCGATCCAGCCAAACAGCCCACCAATCAGCCCCGTCTCCTTGATCAGATTCACAATCCCCAACCAGATCATTTCAGGTACACTATATGTCAGTTCAGGGACCGGTATGCCGAATAACAAGGAACCAAAGTGCATTGTTGATGCAAAGATGATGGAAATACCAATAATGATCGGTATCCAGAACAGGTCCTGTCTGCGCGGAACCAGCTTCATAAACATTCCTTTTAATGCTTCCGTTCCGCCCATCACATAACATGTAATTAATCCGGCAATGGAAGGTGAATACAGAGCAACGATCGCAAGTGGATGCATCAAGGTTAACTCACCTGTTATGGGTACAATAAAATCCGCAAAGAACATGAACAAACTTGCGATTCCATAACATGTGCCAAAGGAAATCCCCAAAAACAAATACATATATTTGTTGGACGGGCTGGTTGCCGGACTTGTGACTGGACGAATGGATGCCTGATTAGCTGTAATCATAGTGCCGCCTCCTTCTCAGTCAACTTTCTCTCAATAAGATCATGCAAACGGTTAATCGTGCAGAAATTAGCCAAATCCAGATCTTCATTTGCTATCTCAATCTGGAATCTTCGCTCTACAAAGTCCACCAAACGCATCGCAAAGAGCGAATTGACGAACCGTTGCTCAAAATAATTGTCATTATCATTAATTTGAGTGTCTTCATGATCCATGGTGAGGTTGTTTCCGATAAACTCCCGAATTTCCTGACGATAATCCACTGCCCTTCCCCCTTGTTATTGATGTTGCCCCTCGGGCACTAAAACCTCAATGTAGTCTGGAAACTCTACAGCCTGCTGCAAATCATGATAGAACAGCACTCTTCCTTCCTGATCTGCAGATTGCTGCTGGAAACCGGCAAAGCTGCATCATTTTTACTGGCAACAGGATGCAAAATACCTCGCTGGTCCAGTTTTTCAATCACCTCCTTTAAGCCCGGCTTCAGTTGCACATCTGAAGATTCAAGCAAAACCCCATCCCATATGGTGTGGTCCAGATCCCAAACGATACACTTGATATCCTTGAGCTTTTCCATGGTCATGCCACCCTTCATCTTAGTAGGCATAGAATCCTTGACCCGTCTTCCGCCCCCACTGTCCTGCATCAACCATTTTCTGCAACATCGGACAGCATCGGAATTTGGGGTCCTGATAACTGTCGTACAATACTTTCAATGAATGCACGACCGTATCCAGACCAATCAGATCCGCCGTCTCCAGCGGCCCCATCTGATAATTGAAGCCCTTCTTCATAATGGCGTCCACCTGCTCGGGTGTAGCGATTCCATCCTGTACAATGTAAGCCGCTTCATTCATTAACAAGTGCGAGAGGCGATTAGAGACAAACCCGGGCAGATCCTCTATGACAACTGGACTTTTATCAAGAGTTTCCAAAAACGCTATCATCTCATGTTCCGTACCCTGCGTTGTATGATGTCCTTTGATCACCTCCACCATGGATTTAACGGGAACCGGATTCATCAGATGCACCCCAATGACTCGACCTGGGTCAGGCAAAAATGAAGCGAGCTTTGTCACGGAAATACAGCTTGTATTTAGCGCAAATAAAGCATCCGGACGAACCTTGTGGGATAGTCGTGCGTAAACTTCCTTTTTCAACTCCAGGTTTTCGGTTACATTTTCAATAATGATACTTGCCTCTTCCACACCCTCATCTTGTGTCTGGAACGAGATTCGTTCCATGATCTGATCCAGGGGCACCTGACCGTACCCTTGCTTCAGAAAGCAAGCTGAACGATATTCACGACGTATAACATCAGGGGCATGTTCGATGACCGACGCCGAAATATCCTGCAAAATTACACGATAACCAGCCCTCGCGACATCCAGTGCTGTGGCGCATCCCATTACCCCTGCGCCAATGATTGCAATGAGTCGATTATGCATACCTAATCACCTCCTTATTGAGCTACCATTAGATCAGCTCGTCGTAGATCTCTTTCATTTCTGCAAGTGCTGCAGGGACACGCTCACCGAACCAGGCAACATCTTGCATATCAAGCAGGATATTCGGATACATCCGCGAGAGCGTAGATACTAGAACACCGTGCTCAGCAAGCTTGCTATTTAACAAAATATCAAAAGACATCAATTCAAACGTATAATCAGCCGTATCCGTAAGCGGCTCCGTGCAGCAGTGATAAGAAGCACAGCCAGACGGCCCCTGAACAATTAAAGGCAGACCCACCTTCACTGCTTCCTGGCAGAGTATGTCATGCATCATCTCAGCGTGGCGGTTCATGCTGTGCATCGCATGTCCTCCATTGCGTCCCAACATTTCCAGCGTAGCTTTTACAGCAGCTGTACCTAATGGATAGCCATTAAACGTACCCGCATGAATTACTTTTTTGTCTACAAGCAACTTCATGATATCCGCTCGGCCAACCAGGGCTGATACCGGAACTCCGCCACCCGCGATTGCCTTCCCAAGTGTAGTCAGATCGGGCGTTACACCGAATAACTGTTGAGCACCACCGAGTCCCATACGGAAACCTGTTATAATCTCATCAAAAATGAGCACGATCTGGTAATGATCACATAACTGTCTGACTTTTTGCAGATAACCCGGAGCAGGCATGACTCCGCCTCCATTTACACAAACCGGCTCCATGATTACTGCTGCAATGTCGTCTCCATGCTGGCGAAATAGTTCCTCCAGACGGGCTGCGTCATTCCATGGCAAGAGGTAGGATTGAGATTCCATGGCATCCCTTGCCCTCCCCTTTGTTCCTTTCATGTCACCGGGATAGTCTGAAGGTACAGGCAGACCTGTACGTGCAGTCTTGCCACCCATAATATTGTCCGCATTGCCATGATAATGGCCTTCAAAACGTACAAAGCGATTTTTACCGGTCCACGCCCGGGCAAGACGAAGTGCATTCTGCACAATCTCCGTGCCTGATAACCCAAAACGAATCATCTCTGCTGAGGGTACATATTGATGGATCAGTTCCAGAGCCTCTGCATCCAGATCGCAATGACTTACGGAAAGAACACGGTCAATGGTATCCTTCAGACACTCGTTATACTCCTCGTTGCCGTGACCAACAATGAGGGCACCAAAGCGGGCATATAGATCCAAATACTCGTTGCCGTTCATGTCCGTCACTCTGCTTCGGGAAGCATGCTTGAAATGGAGCGGCGTCTCTTCCCAAGGAAGGTGAAAATTATAGTGCACACCGCCAGGCAGCCATTGTTTCACCCGCTGATTGTACTGCATCATCTCCGTGATCATCCCGTATCGCCTCCCCCACTTGTCTGGTTTACTGCTTCATATCGCTCCAGTAACCTGGATCGATCTTGGGGATCATCCAGCGAATAGGCTGCAGGCAAGGTCTTATTCTCAGCCAGCATATTTCTTACGCTCTGGCCTGGACCGAAATCGATCCATACCGTCGCTCCCAGATTTTGAACGCGTGCCAATGCCTGATTCCAGCGAATGGGTTGCAAAAGCTGGCTGCTCAGCAGCTTAGGAATGTCCTCGGCTCCGCGAATGAACTCACCATGTACTGTAGAGCAGATGGGAAACACCGGTGCAGAGAAGGAAATCCCTGCAAGCATCTCTTCAAGCTCAGGCAGAATGAACTGCATCAACTCGCTATGATAAGGTGCATCTGCCTTCATTGGCATCATGCGAAAAGGAATGAATTCCCCACCGTAGCCATCCACCTGATCATCCAGCAGTTGAAGACCCTTCGCAGTACCTGCAACGACAAACTGTCCCGGTGAATTATAACCGGAGATCGTCACATACTCGTTCTGACGAATATTCTCGACTAATTCTTCAAGCGCTTCTTGGGTTACATCAACGACAATACCCGCTCTTCCTTTTTGCTCCTGAATGGAGCGATGCATCAACGCACCACGCTGAGCTGTAAAACGGATTCCATCAGCAAATCGCAATGCTCCCGCCGCTACCAAAGCCGAAATCTCCCCCAAACTGTGACCTACTGCATAATCTGGAGTCATTCCTGTCCGGCGAACAAATGAGTCAAATAGAACGTAGCTTGCTGTCAGTACAGCAGGTTGAGCATATTCAGAGACCGTCAATTGATCCAGGGCCCCTTCCATAACCAGTGCCTTCAAATCAAATCCGATCACCTCGCTCGCTTCCGCAAAGATCTGATTCGCCTCCGGCTCACTGTCCAACAACTCGCTGCACATTCCGATATACTGGCTTCCCTGGCCGGGAAATAGCGCACAGAACGTCATACGCCACCGCCACGCTTGTAATAGGCTTTTAATCCGTAATGCGAGATCATTTCCTGCTGCATCTGAGAAGAACCCTCAATAATCTCCAGAATTTTGGCTTCCTTATACAGCCTGGCAACAGGATATTGGTTACTAATTCCATTCGCACCATGAACCTGTAGCGCATCACTTGCAACTTCAACAGCAACTTTGGACGTAAAATATTTGGCGATCGTTGTCTCCATGGCGGCCTGCGGGTCCTTGGCTTCTCTCAGCTCGGCTGCACGTAAACATAATGCTCGTGCTGCATGGACTTTTGTCACCGCATCTCCAATCATGCCGCGAATCAACTGAAAATGACTCAGCTTCTGATCAAATTGCTTCCGCTTCCTTGAGTAAGTCACCATGGCATCCAGCGCTTCCTGCGCAATCGCCAGCCCTGCCCAGGCAATGCTATATCTGCCCTGGTCCAGCGCCCCGGTTACGATGTACTCAAAACCTTCATTCAGACGTCCAATAATGTGATTCTTTGGTACACGCACCTCATGGAGATCAATCTCAGCTATACCTGTCTCTCCCGCAACCATGACACCTTCGATAGGTTGGGTCTGTACACCCTCAAACTGGCGTTCGACCCAAAAAGCAGTGCTTCGTCCCTGATTCGAGGCAATAATGATAAATACATCTGCCAGATGTCCAAACGTGATCCACTTCTTTTTTCCATTCAAAACATAACAGTCCGATTCTTCTCTCCACTCGGTCTTTACACTTTTGGCATCTGAACCAACTTCCGGTTCAGTCAGGCCAAAAGCAGCAATCCATTCTCCCTTCACCAACTTGGGCAGCCAGGACGATTTTTGCTCAGGCGTTCCGAAACGTACCAACGTTTCACTTACAAGTGAAGTATGTACCGTTAACAAGCTGCGAACGGCTGGAAGAGCCTTGCCAAATACTTCAGTCAACAGCCCGTACGCCTTAGGGCCGAGACCCATGCCGCCATATTCAGCCGGGATCGAGGCAGCCAAGTAACCTTTTTCAGCCATGGCACGGATCAATGTTCTGGGAATGGCTTGCTGTTCTTGAATTTGTTGAGCATAAGGACGAATTTCACGGGCAGCAAACAATTCAGCTTCATGAATGATCTCTTGCTCTACATCCACTTCAATCATTCGGCAACCCCCTCTTGAAGAAGAGATTCATTCAGATAGGCGGCGAACTCGGCAATTGTTTTGTATTCAAACAACGCAACCGGACTGATGTCAACTTGAAGATGCTTACGCGCACGGTTAATGATCTTGAGCGCCTGCACAGAGGAGACACCAATTTTCAAAAAATTCATCTCTTCATCGATGTCCTCTGGCTCCTGATTCAGCGCTGCAGCAATCTCGCTTTTGAGAAAAAGCTCAATTTCTTCTTTTGTCATATCATGACCTCCGTTCCCTGATTCACATCTATCCAATGTACATACGGCTCGAATGGATGTGCTGGCAGATGTACAATCTGGCCAGAGCCATTCGGATGTAACTGTTCCCAATCCAGTGCAGCACCACGTACATAAAGCTGTCCCAGTAATAAAGCAAGCTGATCCTCCATGGTAAGTGTCGGCTCGGCAGACAGGCGGATGAAGCTCTCCTTGCCACTGTATTCGAGCTGCTGCACTGTCTGATCTGCTGCAATCATAATTACAATGTCGGCGTTTGCCATCTTGCCAGGTGTGTCTTGCAGACTCTCTAATTTCACTCTGTTGTTCACTGGAATGGATTGGCTTGTATGAGCGCTGTGATGTTCCCCGCCATCCAGATGTAAACTGGATACAAGTTCCTCTCCAGCAGCTATTCCTCGAATCTCTTGAATGGAAGGGACCAGACGTACAAGTGTCTCAAGCAAGGTCACCCAGTAGTTCAAGGTTGATACGGTATCTTCATTAGAATCGTCTGGCCTGATTACCTTACGAGCTTGAGCCTCATCTTCTCCGCAAATCTCATGCCCCCCAACCACAATATTGACACGAGCAGCTCGGTTTCTAGGCTTGAAGCCAAATTCCATCTCTTCAATGTTCCACTCTCCGGTTGAGCTGACAGCTACTGCCGCACGATACCGATAATGTTTTCTATATCTGTTCCGGGTAAAACAAAGATCCTCTAGTGCCAGGTCCGCATGTTTCTTCACATACTGCTCCGTGTTATCAATCAGCTTTTTTAAAGCCTGCTCTGATTTCGCAGAGAACGTTAACAACTGGCCACGTGCCGGGGCAGCTGCACGGACAGGGGCTTTCCATTCCTCCAGCACAATGTGGGCATTCGTACCTCCCAGGCCAAATGAACTGATGCCTGCCTTCCGTGTTTTTCCTTCAGGTACATCCCACGATCTATGCTCGCTAACGATATGGAACGGCGATTGGTCCAGTCGGAGGGCCGGATTCGGATTATCCATATGCAGACTTGGTGCCAGTTTCCCATGCTGCATACTGAGCAGAACCTTCGCAAGACTGGCTCCACTGGAGGCTGCAAATAAATGTCCAATATTGGTTTTGACTGAACCTAATCCAATCGAATTGTCGCTTGTATATCCCTTTTCCCGGAACAGTCGGAGCAAGGCATTCACCTCAATTGGATCTCCAATTCTTGTCCCCGATCCATGTGCTTCAATATAAGAGACCTCGCTCGGATTTAGGTTGGCATCGCGATAAGCGGCACGAAGTACCTCATATTGCCCCTGAGGGTTGGGTGCCATAATGCCCAGGGAATATCCGTCGTTATTCACCGCTGTCCCGCGAATCACACCATAAACATGTTTATTGTTGCGAATTGCCTCTGTTAGCGGCTCCAGATATACAACAATAGCACCTTCTCCCAAGACTGAACCATCTGCTTCCCGGTCAAATACCTTCGTATGTTGAGTGGAAGAACAGATTCCAGCATTGCGTGATAGTTGATGAACATGCGGTGTAGCCAAAATGTTCGCTCCGCCTACAACCGCCCCAGAGATACGCTTGTCCTGAATGGCCGCCACAGCTTGTGTCAGTGCTACCAGAAAAGAAGAACATGCTGTATCTATGGACAGTGCCGGCCCTGTAAAATTGTACATGTGTGAAATGGAGGCCGCTGCAATATTGGACATATTGCCTACCATAGCGTGAGAATGAACAGCCTTTCCAAGACTCCGGTTCATATAATCAATAACCAGATCGAAGTATGTGCTTGGGTTAATCCCTACATACACACCCACATCACGCTTATCCTCATGATCCACGAGCATACCTGCATCCTCCAGCGCCTCATGAGCAACTTCCAGCAGCTTCCGATGTTGCGGATCCATAAATGCAGCTTGTTCAGACGGGATCTCAAAGAACTCATGATCAAACGTATCCGGTTGCTTCAGTTCCCCAATCCAGTCATCCCAACCGGGTTGCTTGGAACGTGTTGCACGCTCTAAGCTAACCCGGTCAACACTATCTAACCCGTTAACCAGATTACTCCAGAACTGCTCTTGGGTGTCGGCATCAGGCAGACGCAGAGACAGTCCGGTAATAGCAATAGCACGATGTACATTCAGGTGATTATCTGTTGTTTCAGCTTGTTCAAAGTCCTTCGTATCTGCTGGAAGTTCCTGCAGATATTCCACCATCTCACGTACTGTACTGCAAAAAACAAGTAGTTCTTGTCCTAATTCACGTCCCATATGTGCAGATAGCTTGTCAAGTAATTGATAAGAGAGAATGGAATTACCTCCAAGTGCGAGAAAAGAAGTATCCATCTCAATCTTTCCTGCGGGCAATTGAAGAATTTCGGCCCAGGCTTTGCGTACGGTATACTCCAAAGAGCATGCGGAAACCGTCTCGTGTTGTTGTTGCGTGTTTTCGCGAATCAGCTCTTCAATGGCCTCGATGTCCTTGGTAAATACTCCACGCTCATATTCGTTTCTCAGCATGAAGCGCTGGACCTTGCCACTCGTCGTTTTGGGAATAACCTTGATTGGGAGAACATGGGTGATCTCAATACCCAATCCAGCCCTCATACGTTGGATCAGATCCTGTCGTACATCCATGAACTGTGGAGTTCCTGATTTGTATTTAACAAATACAAGCAGCTCCTCTACTTGTTTGAGGCTGTTAAAGTGCCCGACTACCGTCAGATTGCCTCTCGGAATGCTGCTATTCTGGTACAAAATTTCTTCAAGATCATGTGCATAATGGTTCTGTCCCCGAATAAACACAATGTCCTTGATCCGTCCGCTTACAACCAGGGAGCCATCAGCCATATAACCCAAGTCTCCAGTGCGAAGCCACCCATCCACATACATTTCACGATTGATCTCCGGGAGACTGTAATATCCGGAGGTTACCGATTCCCCACGGATCTGGATTTCGCCAACGACCCGCTCATCCAGCACTTCACCCTGTTCATTCGCAATCCGGATCTGAATCCCTGTCATGGGATATCCTTCATGGACAAATTCGATCACATCCGAAGTATGACTTTCATTGCTAGGTAGCTGGACTGGCACAGCCAGTCCTTCCTGCACCAGCCGCGAACGCGAGATACGTTCAATTCGCGGCTCTTCCCCCAGTCTGGAGGTACATACACCTACTGTCGCTTCTGCCATGCCATACGCAGGAAACATCATATTGGGACGATAGCCACAAGAGCTG
This window contains:
- a CDS encoding ACP S-malonyltransferase, with protein sequence MTFCALFPGQGSQYIGMCSELLDSEPEANQIFAEASEVIGFDLKALVMEGALDQLTVSEYAQPAVLTASYVLFDSFVRRTGMTPDYAVGHSLGEISALVAAGALRFADGIRFTAQRGALMHRSIQEQKGRAGIVVDVTQEALEELVENIRQNEYVTISGYNSPGQFVVAGTAKGLQLLDDQVDGYGGEFIPFRMMPMKADAPYHSELMQFILPELEEMLAGISFSAPVFPICSTVHGEFIRGAEDIPKLLSSQLLQPIRWNQALARVQNLGATVWIDFGPGQSVRNMLAENKTLPAAYSLDDPQDRSRLLERYEAVNQTSGGGDTG
- a CDS encoding acyl-CoA dehydrogenase family protein, whose protein sequence is MIEVDVEQEIIHEAELFAAREIRPYAQQIQEQQAIPRTLIRAMAEKGYLAASIPAEYGGMGLGPKAYGLLTEVFGKALPAVRSLLTVHTSLVSETLVRFGTPEQKSSWLPKLVKGEWIAAFGLTEPEVGSDAKSVKTEWREESDCYVLNGKKKWITFGHLADVFIIIASNQGRSTAFWVERQFEGVQTQPIEGVMVAGETGIAEIDLHEVRVPKNHIIGRLNEGFEYIVTGALDQGRYSIAWAGLAIAQEALDAMVTYSRKRKQFDQKLSHFQLIRGMIGDAVTKVHAARALCLRAAELREAKDPQAAMETTIAKYFTSKVAVEVASDALQVHGANGISNQYPVARLYKEAKILEIIEGSSQMQQEMISHYGLKAYYKRGGGV
- a CDS encoding beta-ketoacyl synthase N-terminal-like domain-containing protein; protein product: MSSKSIQRGPELIVPEHYSTVAEMLIYIADIHPEKGMTYISSSGDEQFESYPELLMQARKYLQFLQEQGIQQGQVVILEIDQSQEFYRTFWACMLGGIIVAPVSPPAAWEPGSAGLEKFTKVWEVLGRPVVIVEEAYMPKYKQLAESPVFKGLMLISVNQLHAGQQMADLCPTSPDDIVFLQFSSGSTGIPKGVQLTNHNIIANSIACKTFLGAEEGDNVFTWLPHTHDMGIFGQHLTPVLSGANIMVMSPYTFVRSPYLFLRKITEHQGKWFCCTNFGFEWMVQKIPDSKLSTLDLSSLRMTLNGAEPISTSVIERFVKKFSSCGYRPNMMFPAYGMAEATVGVCTSRLGEEPRIERISRSRLVQEGLAVPVQLPSNESHTSDVIEFVHEGYPMTGIQIRIANEQGEVLDERVVGEIQIRGESVTSGYYSLPEINREMYVDGWLRTGDLGYMADGSLVVSGRIKDIVFIRGQNHYAHDLEEILYQNSSIPRGNLTVVGHFNSLKQVEELLVFVKYKSGTPQFMDVRQDLIQRMRAGLGIEITHVLPIKVIPKTTSGKVQRFMLRNEYERGVFTKDIEAIEELIRENTQQQHETVSACSLEYTVRKAWAEILQLPAGKIEMDTSFLALGGNSILSYQLLDKLSAHMGRELGQELLVFCSTVREMVEYLQELPADTKDFEQAETTDNHLNVHRAIAITGLSLRLPDADTQEQFWSNLVNGLDSVDRVSLERATRSKQPGWDDWIGELKQPDTFDHEFFEIPSEQAAFMDPQHRKLLEVAHEALEDAGMLVDHEDKRDVGVYVGINPSTYFDLVIDYMNRSLGKAVHSHAMVGNMSNIAAASISHMYNFTGPALSIDTACSSFLVALTQAVAAIQDKRISGAVVGGANILATPHVHQLSRNAGICSSTQHTKVFDREADGSVLGEGAIVVYLEPLTEAIRNNKHVYGVIRGTAVNNDGYSLGIMAPNPQGQYEVLRAAYRDANLNPSEVSYIEAHGSGTRIGDPIEVNALLRLFREKGYTSDNSIGLGSVKTNIGHLFAASSGASLAKVLLSMQHGKLAPSLHMDNPNPALRLDQSPFHIVSEHRSWDVPEGKTRKAGISSFGLGGTNAHIVLEEWKAPVRAAAPARGQLLTFSAKSEQALKKLIDNTEQYVKKHADLALEDLCFTRNRYRKHYRYRAAVAVSSTGEWNIEEMEFGFKPRNRAARVNIVVGGHEICGEDEAQARKVIRPDDSNEDTVSTLNYWVTLLETLVRLVPSIQEIRGIAAGEELVSSLHLDGGEHHSAHTSQSIPVNNRVKLESLQDTPGKMANADIVIMIAADQTVQQLEYSGKESFIRLSAEPTLTMEDQLALLLGQLYVRGAALDWEQLHPNGSGQIVHLPAHPFEPYVHWIDVNQGTEVMI
- a CDS encoding acyl carrier protein; its protein translation is MTKEEIELFLKSEIAAALNQEPEDIDEEMNFLKIGVSSVQALKIINRARKHLQVDISPVALFEYKTIAEFAAYLNESLLQEGVAE